The Xenopus laevis strain J_2021 chromosome 5L, Xenopus_laevis_v10.1, whole genome shotgun sequence genome has a segment encoding these proteins:
- the XB5970067.L gene encoding heme-binding protein 2, which produces MNSRYLGMMLIVFFLVGCVVEAKKPVCDCDEDKPPAFCRGITCPKYKLVEKNNNFELRTYEATQWVTTPLQMSVEGLEESFIHLTEYMNGKNWEEILMEMAVPVLVIAPIGKPPVNGTMMFLLPTEIKKPPTPTDADISFQKFKETSVYVRTYYDFSTGGPHAKTLAEELDLQGKAFEKSFFISAGYHDPTLLIGRHCEVWFLAN; this is translated from the exons ATGAATTCGAGGTACCTGGGAATGATGCTGATCGTGTTTTTTCTAGTTGGGTGTGTGGTGGAGGctaaaaaacctgtttgtgaTTGTGATGAGGACAAGCCCCCTGCTTTTTGCAGAGGAATTACCTGCCCAAAATACAAGTTGGTGGAAAAAAACAAC AATTTCGAGTTGCGCACATATGAAGCCACACAATGGGTGACAACTCCTTTACAGATGTCTGTTGAAGGTTTGGAAGAAAGTTTTATTCACTTAACAGAGTACATGAATGGAAAAAATTGGGAAG AAATCCTAATGGAGATGGCTGTCCCCGTGCTAGTAATCGCTCCAATAGGTAAACCGCCTGTCAATGGAACCATGATGTTCCTTCTGCCAACGGAAATTAAGAAACCCCCAACACCCACAGATGCTGATATTTcgtttcaaaaattcaaagaaacATCGGTTTACGTTAG GACTTACTATGACTTCAGTACCGGAGGTCCTCATGCAAAAACACTGGCAGAAGAACTGGATTTGCAGGGCAAGGCTTTTGAAAAATCATTCTTCATATCAGCTGGATACCATGATCCAACTCTACTAATTGGACGGCACTGTGAAGTGTGGTTTTTAGCAAACTAA